A window of Nocardioidaceae bacterium genomic DNA:
GACGTCGAAGTGACCCGGGTCGGGCCGTCCGCGCAGCAGCGCCCAGCGTCGCCGTACGGCCTCGTACAGCGCACCGGCGATGTGACCGCCGTCGAGCGGCAGCAGCGGGATGAAGTTGAAGACGCCGACGAAGAGGTTGATGCCGGCCAGCAGCGCGAGCAGCGAGAAGAACCTGTCGGAGACGGGGACCTCGGTGTTGCTCGACAGCTCGCCCGCGACGCGACTGGCGCCGACCACGCTCATCGGCGAGTCCGCGGCTCGCTCCTCGACGCCGATCACCGCGAGTCCGACGTGGTAGAGCTTCACCGGCAACGTGGCCAGGACCTCGACGGTGCGCTCGGTGTAGTCGTACATCTGGACGGCCGTGAACACCGGCCCCTCGCTGACGACGACCTGCTCGGGGGTGACTCCGAGATAACCGGCTTCGACGGTGCGGCTGGCGTCCCCGAGGTCGACGACGGCGTTGACGGTCGTGGCGGTCGTGAGCGTGCGGGGCTCCCCGTCGCGGAGCACCTCGATCTCGGCCTGCGCGTCACCGTTGTCCCGGATGAGCGTCTGCAGCTGCTCCCACGACTCGACGTCGGTGCCGTTGAACCCGACGATCCGGTCACCCGGCTGCATGCCGGCCTGCACCGCCGGCGTCACGGGGTCCCCCGGCTCGCACTCCCGCTGGTCCGTCTGGCCCGGCACCACGGCGATGACGCAGTCGTAGACCACATCGACCGTGCGCGTGGACTGAGCGACGCCGTTGACGGCGAAGACGCTCCAGAAGAGCAGGAAGGCGATGACGATGTTCACCGTCGGCCCGCCCGCCATGACGACGACCTTCTTCCACCACGGCAGCTTGTAGAACAGCCGGTCCTCGTCGTCGGGACCGACGAGCTCGTACTCCGCGGAGCGGGCGTCGGAGATCAGCTGGGTGAACATGCCCGTGTTGGACTGCCGGATCTTCACCGCGCCCGAGGGACGCTCGCCGGCGCCGGCGACCTCCCTGTCCTCCTCGGTGGGAGGCAGCATCCCGACGATCTTCACGTAGCCGCCGAGCGGGATCGACTTGATGCCGTACTCCGTCTCACCCCGCCGGAAGGACCAGACGGTGTTGCCGAAGCCGACGAAGAACTGCGTGACCTTCGCTCCGAACGCCTTCGCCGGGACCATGTGCCCGGCCTCGTGCAGGCCGATGGAGATCGCGACCGTCACGATGAGGAAGACGACCCCGCCGACGTAGAGCAGAACGGTCACGGGCGAGGCCTCCGGTCGTCGCGGTCCGGCGCGGATGCGCCGCAGATCAGCGTACGCCGGGCCGCCTCAGCGCGTGGTGACCTCGGCGGCCCGCGTACGCGCCCAGGCGTCGGCCTCGAGCACGGCCTCGACGGTGAGGTCGGCGTCGGCGAGGACGTCGTGCTCGGCCAGCACGCGCTCGATCGTCGGCACGATGTCGGTGAAGCGGATCGCGCCCTCGAGGAAGCCTGCGACGCAGACCTCGTTGGCAGCGTTGTAGACCGCCGGGGCGGTGCCGGCCGCGGCACCGGCCGCGCGCGCCAGCCGCACCGCCGGGAACGCCTCGTCGTCGAGTGGGTCGAACTGCCAGGTCTGCGGCTGCGTCCAGTCCACCGCCGGCGCCACGTCGAGGAGCCGCTCGGGCCAGGTCAGCCCCAGGGCGATCGGGATCAGCATGGTCGGCGGCGAGGCCTGCACCATCGTCGTGCCGTCGTGCAGCTCGACCATGGAGTGCACGACCGACGTCGGGTGCACCACCGTCGTGATGCGGTCGAAGTCGATGCCGAACAGCAGGTGGGCCTCGATGACCTCGAGCCCCTTGTTGACCAGCGTCGCGGAGTTGATCGTGACCACCGGTCCCATCGACCAGGTCGGGTGGGCCAGCGCCTCCTGCGGGGTCACCTCGTGCAGCGAGTCCGCCGTACGCCCGCGGAACGGGCCGCCCGAGGCGGTGAGCACGAGACGCCGGACCGAGTCCGGGTCCTCGCCGCGGAGGCACTGCGCGAGCGCCGAGTGCTCGGAGTCGACCGGCACGAGCTGCCCCGGGGCGGCGGCTGCGGCGACGAGGCGACCGCCGATGATCAGCGACTCCTTGTTGGCCAGCGCCAACGTCGTGCCGGCCTCGAGCGCCGCGAGCGTCGGTCGCAGCCCGACGGACCCTGTGATGCCGTTGAGCACCACGTCGCAGGGGTGGGCGGCCGCCTCCACCGAGGCCTCCTCGCCGAGCCCGCTGACGGCGGGGCCGAACTCCGCGACCTGCGCGGCGAACAGCTCGGGGTTGCCCCCGCCCGCGGTCATGCCGACGACACGGAAGCGGTCGGGGTGCGCCCGGACGACATCCAGCGCCTGGGTCCCGATCGAGCCCGTCGAGCCGAGCACCACCACGTCGCGTCGCTGTGTCACGCCGGACATCCTGGCAGCGGCTGCGACCGCGGACCGACTCCCACCCGCGGCATCACCAGCGCGGTCACCGCGCGAGTGGCGCGAGGTCGAGGACCGAGCCGCTGACCAGCGACGCCAGCAGCGCGGGCAGGGTCCCGTCAGCGGCGCCGCCGGCTGCGGCGAGCAGACCGGCCCGGCCGGTCTTCTCGACGGCGAACTCACCGCTCCGTCCGTCGAGCACCGCGTACGCCGGCTCCTCCGACGCGACCCGTGCGCACGGCGCCGGGTCGTTGCGGCCCGCACGCGCGACGAAGTCCCACTCCAGGTCCCGCGGCTCGGTGAGCTCCGCGGCGGGGCCGGGGCTCGGCTGGCGCACGACGACCGAGCCGACCTCGTGCTCGCTGCGCTCGAGCGCCTCCCGCCACGGGGTCCCCCCGGCCACGAGCATCACGCCGGGACGCGAGCCGTCCAGCACGGCGGCGAGACCGCCCGCGTCCAGGCCCACGGGAAGCACGTGGGGCACCGCGCCGAGCCGCAGGCATGCCAGCGTCGCGACCGTGAGATCGGCGCCGGCGGGCAGCAGCAACGGCACCGGGGAGCGCTCCGCCGCTCCGAGCATCCGCAGCGCGCCGGCGAGGGCGGCGACGTCCTCGAGCAGGGCCGCGTACGACCAGGTGCGCTCCCCCGTCACCGCGGTCTCGTCGGCGCGGCCGGCCACCACGTGCCTGTCGACGGCGTTGTAGCAGAGGTTGATCACGCCGCCGGCCCCGTCGGGGTCGCCCGGGGTCGGTCGCCTGATCCATCGCAGGGCGTCGGCAGCCCTGCGTACGCGGTGTGAGTCGTCGCTCATGGGCCCATCCTGGCAACCGCGCACAGCACTCGGGGCCGTGGCGTCGGTCACGGAGCACTTCCCACGAACCGGTCCCATCCAGTTGCCCGGGACCACCCCGCCTGTTTGGGTGGCCGCATGGCTTCCCTCTTCGACGGCTACGTCGACGCCACGTCCGAGGCGTACGACGAGATGTTCGACGGGGCCTCGCTGCGCGGGGTCTACGCCGACGTCCACGAGACGCTCGGCACGATGCCCCGCGAGGAGGTGCGCGCCCGCGCGGACTCCCTCGCCTCGAGCTACGTCGACCAGGGCGTCACCTTCGGCGTCGGCGGCGAGGAGCGACCCTTCCCGCTCGACATCGTGCCGCGCATCATCGAGGCCGACCGCTGGCGCTCGGTCGAGACCGGCGTCGCGCAGCGCGTCCGCGCGCTGGAGGCCTTCCTCGACGACGTGTACGGCGAGGGCGCCCTGTTCCGCGACGGCGTCATGCCCCGGTCCGTGGTGACCTCCTCGCCCCACTTCCACCGGTCGACGGCCGGGTTGCGCTACCCCAACGGTGTCCGCATCCACGTCGGCGGCATCGACCTGATCCGTGACGAGGCAGGCGACTTCCGCGTGCTCGAGGACAACGTGCGCGTGCCCTCGGGCGTTTCCTACGTCATGACGAACCGGCGCGCGCTCTCCAGCGCGCTCCCGGAGGTCTTCGGCCACCACACGGTGCGCTCGGTGACCGACTACCCCCGCCGCCTGGTGGCTGCCCTGCGCGCCGCCGCACCCGCCGGTGTGGCAGACCCGACCGTCGTGGTCATGACGCCCGGCGTCTTCAACTCCGCCTACTTCGAGCACGCGCTGCTCGCGCGCATGATGGGCGTCGAGCTGGTCGAGGGCCGTGACCTGGTCTGCCGCGCCGGGCAGGTGCTGATGCGTACGACCAACGGCTTCGAGCCGGTCCACGTCATCTACCGCCGCATCGACGACGACTTCCTTGACCCGCTGCACTTCCGCGCCGACTCGGTGCTCGGTGTGCCCGGCCTGGTCAACGCCGCCCGCGCCGGCAACGTGACCGTCTCCAACGGCCTCGGCAACGGCGTCGCCGACGACAAGCTCGTCTACTCCTACGTACCGGACCTGATCCGCTACTACCTCTCCGAGGAGCCGGTGCTGCGCAACGTCGACACCTGGCGCATGGGCGACGCCGACCACCGTGAGGAGGTCATGGACCGTCTGCACGAGCTGGTGCTCAAGCCGGTCGACGGCGCCGGCGGCGCCGGCATCGTGATCGGCCCCCGCGCCTCGACCCGGGAGCTCGACCAGTTGCGCACGGAGGTGCTCGCCGACCCCCGTGCCTGGATCGCGCAGCCGGTGATCAGCCTGTCGACCAGCCCCACCCTGATCAGCCGTGACGTCCGCCCGCGACACGTGGACCTGCGGCCCTTCGCGGTGAACTCCGGTGACGAGGTGTGGGTCCTGCCCGGCGGCCTGACCCGGGTGGCCCTCCCCGAGGGGGAGCTCATCGTGAACTCCTCCAAGGGCGGCGGCTCCAAGGACACCTGGGTGCTCGCAGGCTCACCCGAGGAGCGCGACACCATCGAGGTCAGCCACGTGCCGACCGCCGAGCCGCGGGAGGCCTCCCCCAGCCCCGACCTCGGTCCCGACCACGAGGACGCCGCCGCTGCCGCGCGCGGCGACCGAGGCTCCCAGCAACAGCAGCAGCAGCAACAACAATCCGTACGCCCGAGCGAAGGGAGCCCGACGTGCTGAGCCGCATCGCCGAGTCGCTGTTCTGGATCGGGCGTTACGTCGAGCGCGCCGACGACACCGCCCGCATCCTCGACGTCGGCACCCAGCTGCTCACCGAGGACGCCAGCCTCGACGAGGAGCAGACCTGCCAGCAGCTGCTCGCCATCATGGGGGCCGAGGTCGACGGTCCCGTGGACCGCTACGTGCTGCTGCACCAGCTGCTCTACGACCCCGAGTCCACCTCGTCCATCGCCTCCACCCTGGCGGCGGCCCGCGAGAGCGCACGCCGGGCGAGGGAGACGCTCTCGGGCGACATGTGGGAGGCCATCAACACCACGCACCTGAGCCTGTCCAGCGGCAGCATCCGCTCGATGCGCGCCACGAGCGCCTTCGGCTGGGTCCGCGACCGCTCGGCCCTGATCACCGGCATCGCCGAGGGCACGATGAGTCGCGACGACGGCTGGCTGTTCCTCACTTTGGGCCGGCACATCGAGCGCGCCGACATGACCGCCCGCCTGCTGGCCACGGCGTCCCTGGGCTCCGGTCCGGTCGCGGCCTGGACCTCGACTCTGCGGGCCTGTGGGGCGTACGAGGCGTTCCTGCGCACCTACCGCGGCATCGAGACCGACCTCGAGGCGGCCGAGTTCCTGCTGCTCGACCGGGTCTACCCCCGCTCGGTCGTGGCCTCGCTGACCCGGGCGGAGCTGGCACTGGAGCGGCTCGACGCCTCCAGCAAGCGGTCCGGCTTCGACGACGCCCAGCGCCAGCTCGGCCGGGCCCGCGCCGAGCTGGAGTACCGCCCCCTCCGCGAGATCATCGAGGACCTCGGCGAGGAGATGGAGAGCCTGCAGGTCGCCTGCAGCGCCGCCACCGAGGCCGTCACCCGCAGGTACTTCCACGGCGCGGCCGCCACCACCTGGACCGGAGGAGCAGCCTGATGAGCACGAGTTCGGAGACAGCGATGTCCACACCCGGCACCCACGAGGCCGCGCGTCAGCTGCGCGTCGTCCACACCACCGGGTTCGGCTACACCGGCGAGGTCGAGGCTTCCTTCAACGAGGCCAGGATGACTCCGATCTCGGGCCCCGACCAGCTCACGGTGCTGAACCGCGTCGAGATCAGCCCCGCGGCCTGGACCCAGACCTACACCGACTACTGGGGCAGCGCCGTCACCGCGTTCGAGGTCAACGAGGTGCACCGTGAGCTCACGGTCACCGCGACGTCGACGGTGCGGGTGGCGCGTACGGTGCCCGAGGCGGTGTCGTTGTCGTGGGAGGACCTCGCCGACCGCGACCTGCGCGAGACCCACGTCGAGCTGCTGCAGGTCGAGGAGACCTGTGAGCCGCACCCCGAGCTGGCCCAGCGGGCCGACGCGTTGCGTCAGCGCACCGCGACCCCGGGAGAGTTTGCCGCCGCGGTGTGCGAGCTGGTGCACGAGGAGGTCGAGTACGTCACCGGCAGCACCGACGTGCAGACCAAGGCCGCAGAGGCGTGGGAGCACCGGCAGGGCGTCTGCCAGGACATCGCGCACCTCGTGCTCGGTGTGCTGCGCAGCCACGGGGTCCCCGCCCGCTACGTCTCCGGCTACCTCCACCCCGACCCCGACGCCGGCGTCGGCGTGCAGGTGGCAGGCGAGTCCCACGCCTGGATCGAGTGGTGGGACGGCGCGTGGGTGGCCTACGACCCCACGAACGCCTCGCCCGTGACCAACAGCCACATCGAGATCGCCCACGGTCGCTGGTACGCCGACGTCGCCCCCCTGCGCGGGATCTTCGCCGGCGCCGAGACCGCCGACATGTTCGTCGAGGTCGCGATCACCCGCCTGAGCTGAGCGGCCCGCGGTCGCGGCGCCCGGGCGTACGCACGTCCCAGCCGGCCGCGGCCCACCGGTCCGCGTCGAGCACGTGGCGGGCGTCGACGACCCTGCGCGCGGCGACGACGGAGGCGATGCCGTGGGCGTCGTGCCCCGCCCCGGGGTCGATCGCCGCGAACTCCGGCCACTCGGTCAGTACGACGACGACGTCGGCGCGACGGCACGCGGCGCGTGCGTCGGCGCAGTAGCGCACCGTCGGCAGCACCGCCCGGGCACGCTGGATGGCCATCGGGTCGTAGACGGCGACGCGCGCTCCGGCGGCCTGCAACCGGGCAACGACGTCGAGAGCGGGCGAGCAGCGCACGTCGTCGGACCCGGCCTTGAACGCCGCTCCCAGCACCGCGACCCGTGCCCCCTCGAGTCCGCCCCGGTCGGCCACCTGCGCGGCGACCAGGTCGACGACACGTCGGCGAGCCGATTCGTTGATGGCGTCGACGTCGTGCAGGACGGCCATGTCGGCGCCGAGCTCCTCGCCCCTCACCCTCAGGGCGCGCACGTCCTTGGGCAGGCACCCACCGCCGTAGCCGATGCCCGCGCCGAGGAACTTCGGTCCGATCCGCTCGTCCAGCCCGATGGCGTGCGTCAGGTCGAGCACGTCGCCGCCGGACCGGTCGCACAGGTCGGCCATGAGGTTGGCGAAGGAGATCTTGGTGGCGAGGAACGCGTTGGCCGCCGTCTTCACCAGCTCGGCGGTCTCGAGGTCCGTGACCAACATCGGGACGCCGTCGGCCAGGGCCCCGGCGTACACGCGCCGCATGGTCAGCTCCGCACCCGGTGTGTCGCAC
This region includes:
- a CDS encoding site-2 protease family protein gives rise to the protein MTVLLYVGGVVFLIVTVAISIGLHEAGHMVPAKAFGAKVTQFFVGFGNTVWSFRRGETEYGIKSIPLGGYVKIVGMLPPTEEDREVAGAGERPSGAVKIRQSNTGMFTQLISDARSAEYELVGPDDEDRLFYKLPWWKKVVVMAGGPTVNIVIAFLLFWSVFAVNGVAQSTRTVDVVYDCVIAVVPGQTDQRECEPGDPVTPAVQAGMQPGDRIVGFNGTDVESWEQLQTLIRDNGDAQAEIEVLRDGEPRTLTTATTVNAVVDLGDASRTVEAGYLGVTPEQVVVSEGPVFTAVQMYDYTERTVEVLATLPVKLYHVGLAVIGVEERAADSPMSVVGASRVAGELSSNTEVPVSDRFFSLLALLAGINLFVGVFNFIPLLPLDGGHIAGALYEAVRRRWALLRGRPDPGHFDVAKLLPVAYVVAGGLIVMSVLLMVADLVAPVRIT
- a CDS encoding transglutaminase family protein, whose amino-acid sequence is MSTSSETAMSTPGTHEAARQLRVVHTTGFGYTGEVEASFNEARMTPISGPDQLTVLNRVEISPAAWTQTYTDYWGSAVTAFEVNEVHRELTVTATSTVRVARTVPEAVSLSWEDLADRDLRETHVELLQVEETCEPHPELAQRADALRQRTATPGEFAAAVCELVHEEVEYVTGSTDVQTKAAEAWEHRQGVCQDIAHLVLGVLRSHGVPARYVSGYLHPDPDAGVGVQVAGESHAWIEWWDGAWVAYDPTNASPVTNSHIEIAHGRWYADVAPLRGIFAGAETADMFVEVAITRLS
- a CDS encoding circularly permuted type 2 ATP-grasp protein, whose translation is MASLFDGYVDATSEAYDEMFDGASLRGVYADVHETLGTMPREEVRARADSLASSYVDQGVTFGVGGEERPFPLDIVPRIIEADRWRSVETGVAQRVRALEAFLDDVYGEGALFRDGVMPRSVVTSSPHFHRSTAGLRYPNGVRIHVGGIDLIRDEAGDFRVLEDNVRVPSGVSYVMTNRRALSSALPEVFGHHTVRSVTDYPRRLVAALRAAAPAGVADPTVVVMTPGVFNSAYFEHALLARMMGVELVEGRDLVCRAGQVLMRTTNGFEPVHVIYRRIDDDFLDPLHFRADSVLGVPGLVNAARAGNVTVSNGLGNGVADDKLVYSYVPDLIRYYLSEEPVLRNVDTWRMGDADHREEVMDRLHELVLKPVDGAGGAGIVIGPRASTRELDQLRTEVLADPRAWIAQPVISLSTSPTLISRDVRPRHVDLRPFAVNSGDEVWVLPGGLTRVALPEGELIVNSSKGGGSKDTWVLAGSPEERDTIEVSHVPTAEPREASPSPDLGPDHEDAAAAARGDRGSQQQQQQQQQSVRPSEGSPTC
- a CDS encoding 1-deoxy-D-xylulose-5-phosphate reductoisomerase, with translation MSGVTQRRDVVVLGSTGSIGTQALDVVRAHPDRFRVVGMTAGGGNPELFAAQVAEFGPAVSGLGEEASVEAAAHPCDVVLNGITGSVGLRPTLAALEAGTTLALANKESLIIGGRLVAAAAAPGQLVPVDSEHSALAQCLRGEDPDSVRRLVLTASGGPFRGRTADSLHEVTPQEALAHPTWSMGPVVTINSATLVNKGLEVIEAHLLFGIDFDRITTVVHPTSVVHSMVELHDGTTMVQASPPTMLIPIALGLTWPERLLDVAPAVDWTQPQTWQFDPLDDEAFPAVRLARAAGAAAGTAPAVYNAANEVCVAGFLEGAIRFTDIVPTIERVLAEHDVLADADLTVEAVLEADAWARTRAAEVTTR
- a CDS encoding UDP-glucose/GDP-mannose dehydrogenase family protein, with translation MSRATTTLRNLGASLRAAVELSTAPDRSRTLRPAAPLAVSVIGCGYLGATHAAAMAACGFDVVGVDLDRRAVATLNAGSAPFHEPDLDDLLSEHTGSGRLVFSTAIDAAGDSDVHFLAVGTPQRADGDGADLSALESVVDALVPILRRDSLLVGKSTVPVGTARRLRERARALAPDGISVDLVWNPEFLREGHGVADSLRPDRLVLGCDTPGAELTMRRVYAGALADGVPMLVTDLETAELVKTAANAFLATKISFANLMADLCDRSGGDVLDLTHAIGLDERIGPKFLGAGIGYGGGCLPKDVRALRVRGEELGADMAVLHDVDAINESARRRVVDLVAAQVADRGGLEGARVAVLGAAFKAGSDDVRCSPALDVVARLQAAGARVAVYDPMAIQRARAVLPTVRYCADARAACRRADVVVVLTEWPEFAAIDPGAGHDAHGIASVVAARRVVDARHVLDADRWAAAGWDVRTPGRRDRGPLSSGG
- a CDS encoding AMP-binding protein; the encoded protein is MSDDSHRVRRAADALRWIRRPTPGDPDGAGGVINLCYNAVDRHVVAGRADETAVTGERTWSYAALLEDVAALAGALRMLGAAERSPVPLLLPAGADLTVATLACLRLGAVPHVLPVGLDAGGLAAVLDGSRPGVMLVAGGTPWREALERSEHEVGSVVVRQPSPGPAAELTEPRDLEWDFVARAGRNDPAPCARVASEEPAYAVLDGRSGEFAVEKTGRAGLLAAAGGAADGTLPALLASLVSGSVLDLAPLAR
- a CDS encoding alpha-E domain-containing protein; translated protein: MLSRIAESLFWIGRYVERADDTARILDVGTQLLTEDASLDEEQTCQQLLAIMGAEVDGPVDRYVLLHQLLYDPESTSSIASTLAAARESARRARETLSGDMWEAINTTHLSLSSGSIRSMRATSAFGWVRDRSALITGIAEGTMSRDDGWLFLTLGRHIERADMTARLLATASLGSGPVAAWTSTLRACGAYEAFLRTYRGIETDLEAAEFLLLDRVYPRSVVASLTRAELALERLDASSKRSGFDDAQRQLGRARAELEYRPLREIIEDLGEEMESLQVACSAATEAVTRRYFHGAAATTWTGGAA